Proteins encoded within one genomic window of Cytophagales bacterium:
- a CDS encoding SDR family oxidoreductase: MSNHNKFGKRGWTTERMGDLTGKTYVITGTTSGTGFEATRMLLSKGAKVVMLNRNSKKSAEVIRLLKEELGDHIDVSFILIDLAVQASVRIAAVEVLDKVTRIDALMCNGAIAQVPRQQLTVDGYESQLGVNHYGHFTLQALLFPLIQKSQGRIVTVGSMGYNMGLKTIKFDDMNWDKDYTGNDAYSQSKLAQIMAVYELQDRLKKAGNTDVKVYACHPGASRTSLIKTSGSLATRFIWQLMKLSPFVQSAERGAYPELMCATEPNLDQKGFYGPTGRNYWTGPVGECKLEPHARDKEVASKLWTISEKQTGQTFQL, encoded by the coding sequence ATGAGCAATCACAATAAATTTGGTAAACGAGGATGGACTACTGAAAGGATGGGAGATTTAACTGGTAAAACGTATGTCATCACTGGGACGACAAGCGGCACCGGGTTTGAAGCAACCCGAATGCTGCTTTCGAAAGGTGCGAAAGTGGTGATGCTAAACCGCAATTCGAAAAAGTCAGCAGAGGTGATTAGGCTTTTGAAAGAGGAACTTGGTGATCATATCGATGTATCATTTATCCTTATCGATCTGGCTGTACAAGCTTCCGTTAGAATAGCTGCCGTAGAGGTGCTGGATAAAGTAACCCGAATTGATGCGCTCATGTGTAATGGTGCGATTGCTCAGGTGCCCAGGCAACAGCTAACCGTTGATGGTTATGAGAGTCAACTTGGGGTGAACCACTATGGTCATTTCACCTTGCAGGCATTGCTTTTTCCGCTGATTCAAAAATCCCAGGGCCGTATAGTAACTGTCGGGAGCATGGGTTACAATATGGGGCTTAAGACGATCAAGTTTGACGATATGAACTGGGACAAAGACTATACTGGAAACGATGCTTATAGTCAAAGTAAATTAGCACAGATCATGGCCGTATATGAATTACAAGATAGATTGAAAAAGGCCGGCAATACGGATGTAAAAGTGTATGCTTGTCATCCCGGGGCTTCCAGGACGTCATTGATCAAGACAAGCGGTAGTTTAGCAACACGATTTATTTGGCAACTCATGAAACTGTCACCGTTTGTACAATCGGCAGAGCGAGGTGCATATCCGGAATTGATGTGCGCTACAGAGCCAAACCTGGACCAAAAGGGCTTCTATGGACCCACGGGACGAAATTACTGGACAGGGCCAGTCGGTGAATGTAAACTAGAACCGCATGCTCGAGACAAGGAAGTAGCCTCAAAGCTATGGACGATCTCAGAAAAGCAAACTGGGCAAACATTTCAATTGTAA
- a CDS encoding GNAT family N-acetyltransferase, protein MIELLQNSDAEIAEKIRAVFQSSYKVEAAILGVEDFPPLRRPVEHFIENSNQFFGCFQNGTLAGVIEIEEHNDFVDINSLVVDPRFFRQGIAKRLLQFALDQFDTQYFIVETGLENEPATNLYKQFGFQEVEQWDTDFGVRKVKFELWL, encoded by the coding sequence ATGATTGAATTACTTCAAAATAGTGATGCGGAAATAGCTGAAAAGATCCGTGCTGTTTTTCAGTCATCTTACAAAGTAGAAGCAGCAATATTAGGTGTAGAGGACTTCCCTCCACTAAGGAGGCCCGTTGAGCACTTTATTGAGAATTCAAATCAATTTTTTGGATGCTTTCAAAACGGAACACTTGCGGGTGTTATTGAAATCGAAGAGCATAACGATTTTGTAGATATCAATAGCCTGGTAGTTGATCCCCGATTCTTTAGACAAGGTATTGCCAAGCGTTTATTGCAGTTTGCATTAGATCAGTTTGATACCCAATACTTCATCGTCGAGACTGGATTAGAAAACGAACCTGCGACTAACTTATATAAGCAATTCGGTTTTCAAGAAGTAGAGCAATGGGATACCGACTTTGGAGTGAGAAAGGTGAAATTTGAACTTTGGCTGTAG
- a CDS encoding SH3 domain-containing protein, protein MSSHLKHFSIVMVAITLFISSCTTMRNSTQTTEIPDSRMFLDSTYRCVVHELPTSWDPELTVSFEKVTQYEFQELITEFEEADNGETRVAGGVTMLTGALLAGIVALGGEDDDGNYIEPNPEAGKGILIGGLVLGGIMAIIPDSKKKISSSVSTKTLEENEAINDQDSVYSVWSNVKAGEAIRRTLVDDEIELDVIEDLGLDYVENKDSIQVYFKSHWDENLLYTVDFFASDYLKRYLNTNAVGDSIAMHQAPASNAPIVGYLGKGDELEFVEEQEDWYKAEWKGRNVYLKTDSIGYFYARE, encoded by the coding sequence ATGTCATCACATCTGAAGCATTTTTCTATTGTAATGGTAGCCATTACATTGTTTATAAGCTCATGTACCACCATGCGCAACAGCACCCAAACAACTGAAATTCCTGATAGCCGAATGTTCCTGGATAGTACCTATCGCTGTGTGGTTCATGAATTGCCCACTTCATGGGATCCGGAATTAACCGTCTCTTTTGAAAAAGTAACGCAATATGAATTTCAAGAGCTAATCACGGAGTTTGAAGAAGCTGATAATGGAGAGACCAGAGTCGCAGGTGGAGTCACCATGCTTACTGGTGCATTATTAGCAGGAATAGTTGCATTAGGAGGAGAGGACGATGATGGGAATTATATTGAACCTAATCCTGAAGCCGGAAAAGGTATTCTTATCGGTGGTCTGGTGCTTGGTGGCATTATGGCGATCATTCCCGATTCAAAGAAGAAGATCTCTTCATCTGTATCCACAAAGACGCTTGAGGAAAATGAGGCCATCAATGATCAGGATTCCGTGTATTCTGTTTGGTCCAATGTCAAAGCGGGTGAAGCGATCCGTAGAACATTGGTTGATGATGAAATAGAATTGGATGTGATCGAGGATCTGGGATTGGATTACGTTGAAAATAAAGATTCTATTCAGGTTTATTTCAAATCCCATTGGGATGAAAACCTGTTATACACCGTCGACTTTTTTGCCAGTGATTATCTCAAAAGGTATTTAAATACCAATGCAGTCGGTGATAGTATCGCCATGCATCAGGCTCCAGCCAGTAATGCGCCAATAGTTGGCTACTTGGGAAAAGGAGATGAATTGGAATTCGTAGAGGAACAAGAAGATTGGTACAAAGCAGAATGGAAGGGTAGAAACGTTTACTTAAAGACTGATAGTATAGGCTATTTTTATGCACGGGAGTGA
- a CDS encoding GNAT family N-acetyltransferase, with the protein MELEITELTSQQINAYKELILEGLAVDADCFRITPEDEVSAPFPTTGKVDSFTLGAYDKTKLIGVASFKRDGEDRMKLRHKGILFKIYVDAEYRQRGIAKRLIQEVISRARKIDDLEQINLTVIPTNKHAKKLYENFGFETYASEQKAIKWEGKYFNEDQMKLLLNSETFL; encoded by the coding sequence ATGGAATTAGAAATCACAGAATTGACTTCCCAACAGATAAATGCTTACAAGGAATTGATATTGGAAGGCTTGGCCGTAGATGCTGATTGCTTTCGAATCACTCCGGAAGATGAGGTCTCTGCTCCATTTCCGACCACCGGCAAGGTTGATAGTTTCACCCTGGGAGCCTACGACAAAACCAAACTGATCGGTGTGGCAAGTTTCAAAAGGGACGGTGAAGACCGAATGAAGCTCCGACACAAAGGGATCCTCTTTAAAATATATGTGGATGCGGAATACCGACAAAGAGGAATAGCAAAGCGATTGATCCAGGAAGTTATCAGTCGTGCCAGGAAAATTGATGATTTGGAGCAAATTAATTTGACTGTCATTCCCACCAATAAACATGCAAAGAAGCTTTACGAAAATTTTGGATTTGAGACCTATGCTTCGGAGCAGAAAGCGATCAAATGGGAAGGGAAGTATTTCAATGAAGATCAAATGAAATTGCTTCTGAATAGCGAAACTTTTCTCTGA
- a CDS encoding serine hydrolase: MRIHFLSLLILTIVFSGCQNSQNLRSEVEVTFDSLLRVQKESWNIPGLAIGILRNDSVVYAKGIGVKSIKTEDLITTKSIFHMASVSKPFTATAIIQLLEQRKLDLNDKLIEYIPYFKMADTRYQEITIKHILTHTSGIPDVDDYEWSQPQYDEDAAKRYASSFSEAILDFEPGTEYNYSNAAYDLLANVISSLSGMTFEDYMKKFIFEPAGMTSSTFYTPEVPEDLATTPHILDDSLQIATGYHYPYNRRHSPSSTLQSNVEDMLRWARVNLNRGEIDGKRIYSEDSYDLLTSSQVVTEWGIKRALGWGIQEVGEYKVINHSGGDDGYLSFFAFVPEKNLGFVMMANNDFYWSGDASKVWMQQLVLGEVEKEWKVSIGYKLKDYILTEGIEKCKEIYFEAAKKDSIYWCEPKFLDELGYDLLWRGHKKAALDIFQFAVEIEPDNATWNESVGEAYLSLGDKENAFEWYQKAVELNPEQAYSKAKLIELGTK; the protein is encoded by the coding sequence ATGAGAATTCACTTTTTGTCTCTCTTAATATTAACAATTGTCTTTTCTGGATGTCAAAATTCTCAAAACCTGAGAAGTGAGGTTGAAGTGACCTTTGATTCTTTACTACGCGTTCAAAAAGAATCATGGAACATTCCCGGCCTTGCAATAGGGATCCTAAGAAATGATAGCGTTGTTTATGCTAAAGGTATAGGCGTGAAATCAATCAAGACAGAGGATTTGATCACAACCAAATCTATTTTCCATATGGCTTCTGTCTCAAAGCCATTTACTGCAACTGCTATTATTCAACTATTGGAGCAAAGAAAATTGGATCTCAATGATAAACTGATTGAATATATCCCATATTTCAAAATGGCAGATACCAGGTATCAAGAGATAACGATCAAACACATCTTAACGCACACTTCAGGTATTCCTGATGTAGACGATTATGAATGGAGCCAACCACAATACGATGAAGATGCCGCTAAAAGATATGCCTCTAGCTTTTCTGAGGCTATTTTAGATTTTGAACCTGGAACAGAATACAATTACAGCAATGCAGCTTATGACTTGTTAGCCAATGTGATCTCATCATTGTCTGGGATGACATTTGAGGATTACATGAAGAAGTTCATTTTTGAACCTGCGGGAATGACCAGTAGTACTTTTTATACACCTGAAGTACCGGAGGATTTAGCTACCACTCCTCATATACTTGATGATTCTCTACAAATTGCCACAGGCTATCACTATCCTTATAACAGGAGACACTCGCCAAGTTCAACCTTGCAATCAAATGTGGAAGATATGCTTAGGTGGGCTAGAGTCAATCTGAACAGAGGAGAAATTGACGGCAAAAGAATTTACTCAGAAGATTCGTACGATCTCTTAACCTCATCTCAAGTTGTAACGGAATGGGGGATAAAAAGAGCTTTGGGATGGGGAATTCAAGAAGTTGGCGAATACAAAGTTATTAACCACAGTGGTGGCGATGACGGTTATCTTTCCTTTTTTGCGTTTGTTCCTGAGAAGAATTTAGGCTTTGTTATGATGGCGAATAATGATTTTTATTGGAGTGGTGATGCGTCCAAGGTTTGGATGCAGCAGCTCGTTTTAGGTGAAGTAGAAAAGGAATGGAAGGTCTCGATTGGATATAAATTGAAGGATTATATCCTAACAGAAGGAATAGAAAAATGCAAAGAGATCTATTTTGAAGCAGCAAAGAAAGACAGCATCTATTGGTGCGAACCAAAGTTTTTGGACGAACTCGGTTATGATCTACTTTGGCGTGGACATAAGAAAGCAGCCTTGGACATATTTCAATTTGCAGTCGAGATTGAACCAGACAATGCCACTTGGAACGAAAGTGTAGGAGAAGCTTATCTTTCTTTAGGTGACAAAGAGAATGCTTTCGAATGGTATCAGAAAGCCGTTGAGCTCAACCCTGAACAAGCGTATTCGAAAGCAAAACTTATTGAATTAGGAACAAAATAA
- a CDS encoding SIR2 family protein, with the protein MNESIDIKSKQAFNYLNNNPWSLCLGAGICKGILPDWLELTKNVTNEIFGTSWNHDDFKVKSEEVGFSLDSWLQAGLNRLIQKSKTIDEFNLILERYLYGDLIRLAESFGLGEAIGVMIHNPHWLNKDELLGLAEFFENNFSGSTVMQLKDVLLDEEEKLSKPDSIITFNADPILHSLLVVFGVRRRYNHTGIYDYPTEDYVRITRPFKTGDKKIPILHLHGTIYPEIPRKRKKRDSRDNLIFAESSYSKAAGIMSGWAQNVFSYKSTNNRMVFLGLSMSDPNIRRWLSWSTENINSQLEIFTGTSNNVIKHLWIKPKPKDTELENFFSSSLVHLSTKPGWMDSWRDVKPGMLNLMGKK; encoded by the coding sequence ATGAACGAAAGCATAGACATCAAATCGAAGCAGGCATTCAATTATCTTAATAATAATCCCTGGTCACTGTGTTTAGGCGCAGGGATTTGTAAAGGAATATTACCAGACTGGCTTGAACTGACAAAAAATGTAACCAATGAAATATTTGGTACATCTTGGAATCATGACGACTTTAAAGTGAAAAGTGAGGAAGTGGGTTTTAGCCTGGATAGCTGGTTACAAGCAGGATTAAACAGGTTAATTCAAAAAAGCAAAACTATTGATGAATTCAATCTTATCTTGGAAAGATACCTTTATGGAGATTTAATTCGCTTAGCAGAATCCTTTGGACTGGGAGAGGCAATAGGGGTAATGATTCATAATCCTCATTGGCTAAATAAAGACGAGCTTCTTGGACTAGCAGAATTCTTTGAAAACAATTTCAGCGGTTCAACTGTGATGCAGCTTAAAGATGTGTTGTTGGATGAAGAAGAAAAGCTATCGAAACCAGACTCCATTATTACTTTCAATGCCGATCCCATTCTACATTCATTGCTGGTAGTTTTTGGAGTAAGAAGGAGGTACAATCACACAGGGATTTATGACTATCCAACAGAGGATTATGTTAGAATAACTCGACCTTTTAAAACAGGGGATAAGAAAATACCAATATTGCATTTACATGGTACGATTTACCCCGAAATTCCAAGAAAGAGGAAGAAAAGGGACTCAAGGGATAACTTAATATTTGCGGAAAGCTCCTATTCAAAAGCTGCAGGGATAATGAGTGGATGGGCTCAAAATGTGTTTTCCTATAAATCGACGAACAATAGAATGGTCTTTCTTGGTCTCTCAATGTCTGATCCTAACATCAGACGCTGGCTCAGTTGGAGCACGGAGAACATAAATAGTCAATTAGAAATTTTCACAGGAACATCAAATAATGTGATAAAACACCTTTGGATAAAGCCAAAACCTAAGGACACTGAATTGGAAAATTTCTTTAGCTCTTCTCTTGTCCATCTTTCGACAAAACCTGGCTGGATGGATTCGTGGAGAGATGTTAAACCAGGAATGCTCAACCTTATGGGAAAGAAGTAA